Proteins found in one Cobetia sp. L2A1 genomic segment:
- a CDS encoding alpha/beta hydrolase, whose product MPDFSELLDHGPFIRLPDMLPGQTSSPLERYLSHYGLDALRNEDITVHAGHLDAGGFQLWAQLWTPSKPRGTIFVVHGYFDHLALYRHLLAHLLQQGWQVALWDLPGHGLSSGETASIDDFGDYVGCLKVFQQYLEARDLAPRPWFGVGQSTGGSVLATDALTRGMDSQWRGIALLAPLVRPYGWPQSRWLHSMARPFIDSIPRKYRANTNDAAFYEFLSTNDPLQADRLAVKWVTAMRAWIPRIQALPPCQLPTLILQGEQDTTVDWQWNLGVLASKFPNARIYRHPEAQHHLVNEAEPIRTVLFTELDTFLDALAPRATSTEEDAKRNNDPGAATCNT is encoded by the coding sequence ATGCCCGATTTCAGTGAACTGCTCGACCACGGCCCTTTTATCCGCCTACCTGACATGCTGCCGGGCCAAACGTCCAGCCCACTGGAGCGCTACCTGAGCCATTACGGCCTGGATGCACTGCGCAACGAAGACATCACTGTCCATGCCGGACATCTGGATGCAGGCGGCTTCCAGCTATGGGCCCAGCTGTGGACACCCTCGAAGCCACGCGGCACCATTTTTGTGGTGCATGGCTACTTTGACCACCTCGCACTCTATCGCCATCTGCTGGCACATCTCCTGCAGCAAGGGTGGCAGGTGGCACTGTGGGATCTACCGGGTCACGGGCTGTCTTCCGGTGAGACAGCTTCGATTGACGATTTTGGTGACTACGTTGGCTGCCTGAAGGTCTTCCAGCAATATCTGGAAGCGCGCGATCTGGCGCCCCGCCCCTGGTTTGGGGTCGGCCAGAGTACCGGCGGTTCGGTGCTGGCCACCGATGCGCTGACACGCGGCATGGACTCACAGTGGCGCGGTATCGCGCTGCTCGCACCATTGGTGCGTCCCTATGGTTGGCCGCAGTCACGCTGGCTACACAGCATGGCGCGCCCCTTCATTGACTCCATTCCACGCAAGTATCGTGCGAATACCAATGACGCGGCCTTCTACGAATTCCTCAGCACCAATGATCCGCTCCAGGCTGATCGACTGGCGGTGAAATGGGTAACGGCAATGCGCGCGTGGATTCCACGCATACAGGCGCTACCGCCCTGCCAGCTACCCACGCTCATCCTGCAGGGTGAGCAGGATACAACTGTCGACTGGCAGTGGAACCTTGGGGTATTGGCCAGCAAATTTCCCAATGCGCGTATTTATCGCCATCCCGAAGCCCAGCATCATCTGGTCAACGAGGCGGAGCCGATTCGCACCGTACTCTTTACCGAACTGGATACCTTCCTTGATGCGCTGGCACCCCGTGCAACCAGCACGGAGGAGGACGCGAAGAGAAACAATGATCCGGGAGCTGCGACATGCAACACCTGA
- a CDS encoding recombinase family protein yields MTTEQPKAPAIKAYSYLRFSTPEQMKGDSFRRQTKLAKDFAQKLGLTLDDHSFHDLGISAYQGKNRQTGSLGIFLRAVEDEIIAEGSYLLVESLDRISRQSAHRAASVLSSICEMGINVVTLFDGRVYSAETLEQDPMTFMMAVLTFQRANEESATKAKRLRSVWESKRKMIAEGKPVRLTSRAPQWLKPSDDGVSFDIIPERGEVVRNIFKWTLEGTGKQSIAARLNREGAPIFGRGKLWHTSYVSKILTNTATYGTLTPFTSRADRKEHREACEPIEGYYPAVIDRETFEAVQMLKASASPRRGRHSSSPVQNIVGGIAVCPLCDSRMIRVTKNKAKGWVYLVCHRAKQGAGCVYNAVRVDMVEPLIQDNISYIAAQCPVGDDDFDKRFDDLTGQLEGVEGLIHNIVTSIENGLDPSKYPAIGERLTALQEQQEALKEEIDQMGQQRISFNNDVAQRRAQKLVAAVQENWEDKAQINTLMRGCFSKVVVNFTSGLLEFHWQQGGEETLIAYTFLDEKWVDPREASQKSHESHIA; encoded by the coding sequence ATGACCACCGAGCAGCCCAAAGCCCCAGCCATCAAGGCTTACAGCTACCTTCGCTTCTCCACACCAGAGCAGATGAAGGGTGACAGCTTCCGAAGACAGACCAAGCTAGCCAAAGACTTCGCCCAGAAGCTCGGCCTCACATTGGACGATCACAGCTTCCACGATCTAGGTATCTCCGCTTACCAAGGCAAGAACAGACAGACAGGCTCACTAGGGATCTTCCTCCGTGCTGTGGAGGACGAGATCATCGCTGAAGGCTCCTACCTGCTAGTGGAGTCACTCGACAGGATCTCCCGACAGTCAGCCCACAGAGCCGCCAGCGTCCTGAGCAGCATCTGCGAGATGGGTATCAACGTCGTGACCTTGTTCGATGGGAGGGTCTACAGCGCCGAGACCCTAGAGCAAGACCCAATGACCTTCATGATGGCTGTGCTCACCTTCCAGAGAGCCAACGAGGAGTCAGCCACCAAGGCCAAGCGGCTTCGCTCTGTGTGGGAGAGCAAGAGGAAGATGATCGCTGAGGGCAAGCCTGTACGCCTCACCTCTCGCGCTCCTCAGTGGCTCAAGCCATCCGATGACGGTGTGAGCTTCGACATCATCCCTGAGCGTGGCGAGGTGGTCAGGAACATCTTCAAGTGGACACTGGAAGGCACCGGCAAGCAGTCCATCGCTGCGAGGCTCAACAGGGAAGGCGCTCCGATCTTCGGTAGAGGGAAGCTGTGGCATACCAGCTACGTGAGTAAGATCCTCACCAACACTGCCACCTACGGAACACTCACTCCCTTCACCAGCCGTGCCGACAGGAAGGAACACAGGGAAGCCTGTGAGCCAATCGAGGGCTACTACCCAGCGGTGATCGATAGGGAGACCTTCGAGGCTGTCCAGATGCTCAAGGCCAGTGCTTCCCCGAGGAGAGGACGACATTCATCGTCACCAGTACAGAACATCGTTGGTGGCATAGCTGTCTGCCCTCTATGTGATAGCAGGATGATCAGGGTCACTAAGAACAAGGCCAAGGGATGGGTCTACCTCGTCTGCCACCGAGCCAAGCAAGGAGCTGGCTGCGTCTACAACGCTGTGAGAGTGGACATGGTCGAGCCTCTCATCCAAGACAACATCTCCTATATCGCTGCTCAGTGTCCTGTTGGTGATGACGACTTCGATAAGCGCTTCGATGACCTCACTGGGCAGCTCGAAGGTGTCGAGGGACTGATTCACAACATCGTAACCTCTATCGAGAATGGTCTTGATCCAAGCAAGTACCCCGCCATCGGTGAGCGTCTCACTGCCCTACAGGAGCAACAGGAAGCCCTCAAGGAAGAGATCGATCAGATGGGGCAACAAAGGATCAGCTTCAACAATGACGTGGCTCAGAGACGAGCACAGAAGCTAGTAGCAGCAGTGCAGGAGAACTGGGAGGACAAGGCGCAGATCAACACGCTCATGCGTGGGTGCTTCTCCAAGGTGGTCGTCAACTTCACTTCAGGGCTACTGGAGTTTCACTGGCAGCAAGGCGGTGAGGAAACCCTGATCGCTTACACCTTCCTTGATGAAAAATGGGTAGACCCTAGAGAAGCCTCACAGAAGTCACATGAGAGCCACATAGCCTAA
- a CDS encoding recombinase family protein: MAATIAYLRVSTDDQTTATQRASIEEKYKIDTWFTDEATSGAIKAEQREGLSKLLQYVRKGDTVVVYAIDRLGRNTIDVLETVEALAAKEVAVISTREGFDLSTPMGKMMLTMLAGMAELERSNIKARQMAGIERARTEGRALGREKTIDDAQVAQWRSENSASIKATAEHFDISTASVKRACRTAKG; the protein is encoded by the coding sequence ATGGCAGCAACCATCGCCTACCTGCGCGTTAGCACTGACGACCAGACCACAGCCACACAGCGAGCCTCCATCGAGGAGAAGTACAAGATCGATACGTGGTTCACCGATGAGGCAACCTCGGGAGCGATCAAGGCAGAGCAACGTGAAGGGCTGAGCAAGCTCCTCCAGTACGTGCGCAAGGGTGACACCGTCGTGGTCTATGCGATTGATCGCCTTGGCCGTAACACCATCGATGTGCTGGAGACAGTCGAAGCGCTGGCCGCGAAGGAAGTCGCTGTGATCTCGACTCGTGAAGGCTTCGATCTATCAACGCCCATGGGAAAGATGATGCTGACAATGCTCGCCGGTATGGCTGAGCTGGAGAGGAGCAACATCAAGGCGAGGCAGATGGCAGGGATCGAACGTGCGAGGACTGAGGGTCGAGCGCTGGGCAGAGAGAAGACCATCGATGACGCTCAGGTGGCTCAGTGGCGTAGCGAGAACAGCGCAAGCATCAAGGCCACAGCAGAGCACTTCGACATCTCAACGGCATCAGTGAAGCGTGCCTGTAGGACAGCGAAGGGCTGA
- a CDS encoding ammonium transporter — protein sequence MNEIIEVKYALDTFYFLVCGALVLWMAAGFAMLEAGLVRAKNTTEILTKNVALFAIACTMYMVVGYHIMYSSPEGGFLPNLGFLIGAENTAEEALASGGDIYYSARSDFFFQVVFVATAMSIVSGAVAERMKLWAFLLFAVVMTGFIYPVQGYWTWGGGFLSEAGFSDFAGSGIVHLAGASAALAGVLLLGARQGKYGKNGEINAIPGSNLPLATLGTFILWLGWLGFNGGSELVLSNIDEANAVAQVFVNTNAAACGGVIAALVLARLWFRKADLTMALNGALAGLVAITAGPLTPSIGAATLIGAIGGILVVFAIVGLDKLKIDDPVGAISVHGVVGLWGLMAVPLTNPDATFSAQLLGAATIFGWVFIASLVVWLVIKITMGLRVTAEEEYEGVDLAECGMEAYPEFTSSRK from the coding sequence ATGAACGAGATCATCGAGGTCAAGTACGCACTTGATACCTTCTACTTCCTGGTCTGTGGCGCACTGGTGCTATGGATGGCTGCCGGCTTCGCCATGCTGGAAGCTGGCTTGGTACGCGCCAAGAACACCACGGAAATTCTGACCAAGAACGTGGCACTGTTTGCCATCGCCTGCACCATGTACATGGTCGTTGGCTATCACATCATGTACTCGAGCCCTGAAGGCGGTTTCTTGCCGAATCTGGGCTTCTTGATCGGCGCCGAGAATACTGCCGAGGAGGCCCTCGCTTCCGGTGGCGACATTTACTACAGCGCCCGCTCCGACTTCTTCTTCCAGGTCGTGTTCGTGGCGACCGCCATGTCCATCGTCTCCGGTGCCGTTGCTGAGCGCATGAAGCTGTGGGCCTTCCTGTTGTTCGCCGTGGTCATGACCGGATTCATCTACCCGGTGCAGGGCTACTGGACATGGGGCGGTGGTTTCCTGAGCGAGGCTGGTTTCAGCGACTTTGCAGGTTCCGGCATCGTGCACCTTGCAGGTGCCTCTGCTGCACTGGCTGGCGTCCTGCTGCTAGGCGCACGTCAAGGCAAGTACGGCAAGAATGGCGAGATCAATGCCATTCCGGGCTCCAATCTGCCACTGGCGACACTGGGTACCTTCATTCTGTGGCTGGGATGGTTGGGCTTCAATGGCGGCTCCGAGCTGGTACTGTCCAATATCGATGAGGCCAACGCGGTGGCCCAGGTCTTCGTCAACACCAATGCTGCTGCCTGTGGTGGTGTTATCGCCGCCCTGGTGCTCGCTCGCCTGTGGTTCCGCAAGGCGGATCTGACCATGGCCCTCAATGGTGCGCTGGCTGGCCTCGTCGCCATCACCGCTGGCCCGCTGACACCGAGCATTGGTGCAGCCACCCTGATCGGTGCCATTGGCGGCATCCTGGTCGTCTTCGCCATCGTCGGTCTCGACAAGCTGAAGATCGATGATCCGGTCGGTGCCATCTCCGTACACGGAGTCGTTGGCCTGTGGGGCCTGATGGCCGTGCCGCTGACCAATCCCGATGCCACCTTCTCTGCACAGCTGCTGGGCGCTGCTACCATCTTCGGTTGGGTATTCATCGCAAGCTTGGTGGTCTGGCTGGTCATCAAGATCACCATGGGGCTGCGCGTCACCGCAGAAGAAGAATACGAGGGTGTGGATCTGGCAGAATGTGGCATGGAGGCCTATCCGGAATTCACCTCCAGCCGCAAGTAA
- a CDS encoding P-II family nitrogen regulator, whose translation MKLITAIIKPFKLDDVREALADNGVQGITVTEVKGFGRQKGHTELYRGAEYVVDFLPKVKIEVAVDDSDAEKVLDAITQAANSGKIGDGKLFVTALDDVIRIRTGERGADAV comes from the coding sequence ATGAAACTGATCACCGCCATCATCAAACCCTTCAAGTTGGACGACGTGCGTGAAGCGCTGGCAGATAACGGCGTACAAGGCATTACCGTCACCGAGGTGAAGGGCTTCGGTCGGCAAAAAGGGCATACCGAGCTCTATCGCGGCGCTGAATACGTCGTCGACTTCCTCCCCAAGGTCAAGATTGAAGTGGCAGTCGATGACAGCGATGCAGAGAAGGTGTTGGACGCCATTACCCAGGCGGCCAACAGCGGCAAGATTGGCGACGGCAAGCTGTTCGTGACTGCGCTGGATGATGTCATTCGTATCCGTACCGGTGAACGCGGCGCCGACGCTGTCTGA
- a CDS encoding DUF4760 domain-containing protein: protein MSEVQFQELLALIQHETLMDFVSKFGPLAVVVSAALAFWGVWIMLRGQRRMARKRATLDVLYRLESDPAFLKCAAAYRDAKKGRNLACLLDKVSDRSNRDIEEEFMVDTYLNHMELLCVAMSEDIIDELFVFQYMRGSIIHDWHASKDYIIKCRQMHNNPRLHQKLEIFATYWGGELGSSYRPDSPSFVTRSDHATKYMNSNTGSAHTQD from the coding sequence GTGTCTGAAGTACAATTTCAAGAGTTGCTGGCTCTTATACAGCACGAAACCTTAATGGATTTCGTATCTAAGTTTGGGCCGTTGGCAGTGGTTGTGTCTGCGGCCCTTGCTTTCTGGGGAGTTTGGATAATGCTCAGGGGGCAGAGGAGGATGGCTAGGAAAAGAGCCACCCTCGATGTGCTCTATAGGCTTGAGAGTGATCCAGCCTTCCTGAAGTGTGCAGCTGCTTACCGTGATGCCAAGAAGGGAAGGAACCTAGCTTGCTTGCTAGATAAAGTTAGTGACAGATCTAACCGTGACATTGAAGAAGAATTCATGGTGGACACGTATCTGAATCATATGGAGTTACTGTGTGTCGCTATGTCTGAAGATATAATCGATGAGTTGTTTGTATTCCAGTATATGCGTGGAAGTATTATTCATGACTGGCATGCTTCCAAGGATTATATAATTAAGTGTAGGCAGATGCATAATAATCCGCGCTTGCACCAGAAGCTGGAAATATTTGCTACATATTGGGGTGGCGAGCTAGGCAGTTCATATCGGCCAGATAGTCCTAGTTTTGTGACTCGCAGCGATCATGCAACTAAATACATGAACAGTAATACTGGAAGTGCTCATACTCAAGATTAA
- a CDS encoding accessory factor UbiK family protein: protein MFKNDVIGRMAQQIGERLQDASHGPEELQKSVQGVMRSAFDRMELVSREDFDIMMDVLTRTRSRVESLEKQVIALEALLEKQGLVATDSTADEDSQLSVADDESASYAADVERQRDA from the coding sequence ATGTTCAAGAATGACGTCATCGGTCGGATGGCCCAGCAAATTGGTGAGCGCTTGCAGGATGCCTCTCATGGTCCGGAGGAGCTGCAGAAGTCTGTGCAGGGCGTGATGCGTAGTGCTTTTGATCGTATGGAGCTGGTGTCGCGAGAAGACTTCGACATCATGATGGATGTCCTGACACGTACCCGTAGTCGGGTTGAGTCGCTGGAAAAGCAGGTCATTGCGTTAGAAGCCCTGCTGGAAAAGCAGGGGTTGGTAGCCACCGATAGCACCGCAGATGAAGATAGTCAGTTGTCTGTTGCGGATGATGAAAGTGCTAGCTACGCTGCGGATGTCGAGCGCCAGCGCGACGCCTGA
- a CDS encoding Lnb N-terminal periplasmic domain-containing protein, with protein sequence MSLTSGIARAALSLTMLGAAVWLVPALWFRLPGPEALRISISGLVAVLALLCVVALWWPSASAIRWRLAGGYLMLLVASVAWWHSITPQADRDWAPEVEHLVEGHVIKGGINTSGINKTQGDILHLDRVRNFEWHTAQDFTPHWESREYPLDELRSVDLLTSHWMGPQIAHTLVSFGFSDGRYLTFSVEIRKERDEQFSTLGGMFKQYELAVIAAEESDIVRVRSNVRGEEVHLYRVQMPQAMIRELLLAYVDESEALHSRPHFYNTAFSNCTTLVYAMMTRLTDGLPLDYRLLLSGYLPEYVADQDALSDVVPFDALKARSLINPAALAADQQSAGDFSRLIREGIPGADRPSF encoded by the coding sequence ATGAGCTTGACCAGCGGCATCGCTCGTGCGGCACTCAGCCTGACCATGCTAGGGGCTGCTGTCTGGCTAGTCCCTGCGCTGTGGTTTCGATTACCGGGACCGGAGGCGCTACGTATAAGCATCTCGGGGCTCGTGGCCGTATTGGCCCTACTTTGTGTCGTCGCACTGTGGTGGCCGTCAGCCAGTGCAATACGCTGGCGACTGGCAGGTGGCTATCTGATGCTACTGGTCGCCAGCGTCGCGTGGTGGCACAGCATCACCCCGCAAGCCGATCGCGATTGGGCACCTGAGGTCGAGCACCTGGTCGAGGGGCATGTGATCAAGGGCGGCATCAATACAAGTGGCATCAACAAGACACAGGGCGACATTCTGCATCTTGATCGGGTACGCAACTTCGAATGGCACACGGCACAGGACTTCACACCACATTGGGAGTCACGCGAATATCCACTGGACGAGCTGAGATCGGTCGATCTGCTCACCAGTCATTGGATGGGCCCGCAGATTGCTCACACGCTGGTCAGTTTCGGGTTTTCCGACGGACGCTACCTGACCTTCTCGGTGGAAATCCGCAAGGAGCGTGACGAACAGTTCTCAACGCTGGGCGGCATGTTCAAGCAGTATGAGCTGGCGGTGATTGCCGCAGAAGAAAGCGACATCGTGCGAGTGCGCAGCAATGTACGCGGCGAGGAGGTACATCTGTACCGGGTACAGATGCCACAGGCCATGATTCGCGAACTGCTGCTGGCATATGTGGATGAGTCCGAGGCATTGCACTCTCGACCTCATTTCTACAACACCGCTTTCAGCAACTGCACCACACTGGTCTACGCGATGATGACCCGCCTCACAGACGGCCTGCCACTGGACTATCGCCTGCTGCTCTCCGGCTATCTCCCCGAATATGTCGCAGATCAGGATGCCCTCAGTGATGTCGTACCCTTTGATGCACTGAAGGCCAGAAGCTTGATCAATCCCGCAGCACTGGCAGCAGACCAACAGTCCGCTGGCGACTTCTCACGCTTGATTCGCGAAGGCATTCCCGGCGCCGATCGACCATCTTTCTAG
- a CDS encoding CBU_0592 family membrane protein yields MQDMLAPLASFADVIGMLGTTLVVGAFFMLQIGKLDSRSLTYNLMNLSGAVLLLLSLCINFNLASFVIEIFWIVASIVGLVRWRLSARPQIA; encoded by the coding sequence ATGCAAGACATGCTTGCCCCGCTGGCATCCTTTGCTGATGTCATTGGCATGCTGGGCACCACCTTGGTAGTCGGTGCCTTCTTCATGTTGCAGATAGGAAAACTCGATTCCCGCAGCCTGACCTATAATCTGATGAACCTGAGCGGTGCAGTCCTGCTGCTGCTCAGTCTGTGCATCAACTTCAATCTGGCGAGCTTTGTGATCGAGATTTTCTGGATTGTGGCTTCGATAGTGGGGCTAGTGCGCTGGAGGCTGAGTGCGCGTCCGCAAATTGCCTAG
- a CDS encoding pyridoxal phosphate-dependent aminotransferase, with the protein MTTARPRRFLAHLYQDGPHNPFPGIKALERRLGHALPYQYGSNEGLDMPHRELGGALGSALADLSRSYADADAWQLRQQLAERLKVPFESLLVDAGADSLLALIIRATVTAGERVVTSAGTYPTLAYFARAQGAEVIEVPYSETFADASHDGQLAPDLAALAAAAHEHDARIVYLANPDNPSGHLHSDAAVCALRDALPEHCSLLLDEAYHDFRDDAATADSTPMAATFRLRTFSKAYGLAGLRLGFMIAEPADITILLKMRIHYAVSAPALAAGELLMTHPEEAAAHVANVIKVREQLAAHLRSLDAEVLSSATNFICVRLKNAELAAQVQQQLLAEGVLINRPPHPALGHILRISTLEDSLVPGRLAQLERAVQELPTP; encoded by the coding sequence ATGACCACCGCCCGTCCCCGCCGCTTTCTTGCCCACCTCTATCAGGACGGACCGCATAACCCGTTCCCCGGCATCAAGGCGCTGGAGCGCAGGTTGGGCCATGCCTTGCCTTATCAGTATGGGTCCAACGAAGGCCTCGACATGCCACACCGTGAGTTAGGCGGGGCCCTTGGCAGTGCGCTGGCAGACCTCAGCCGTAGCTACGCCGATGCTGACGCATGGCAGCTGCGTCAACAACTGGCCGAACGCCTGAAGGTGCCTTTCGAGAGCCTGCTGGTGGATGCCGGTGCCGACAGTCTACTGGCGCTGATAATACGCGCCACCGTGACGGCGGGAGAGCGGGTCGTGACCAGTGCAGGTACCTATCCGACTCTCGCCTACTTCGCCCGCGCCCAAGGTGCCGAGGTGATCGAGGTGCCTTACTCGGAAACCTTTGCAGATGCGTCCCATGACGGACAACTGGCACCCGATCTTGCGGCGTTGGCCGCAGCCGCTCATGAACACGATGCACGCATCGTGTATCTGGCCAACCCGGACAACCCCAGCGGCCACCTGCACTCGGATGCGGCGGTTTGCGCCCTGCGCGATGCACTACCAGAGCACTGCAGCCTATTGCTGGACGAGGCCTATCATGACTTCCGAGACGATGCTGCCACAGCCGATAGCACGCCAATGGCTGCAACCTTCCGCCTGCGCACATTTTCCAAGGCCTACGGGCTCGCAGGCTTGCGACTCGGCTTCATGATCGCAGAGCCCGCCGATATCACCATCCTGCTCAAGATGCGGATTCACTACGCGGTCAGTGCGCCAGCGCTAGCGGCGGGCGAACTACTGATGACGCATCCCGAAGAAGCGGCGGCTCATGTCGCGAATGTCATCAAGGTGCGTGAACAACTGGCCGCGCATCTGCGCTCACTTGACGCAGAAGTCCTCTCGAGCGCAACCAACTTCATTTGCGTGCGTCTCAAGAATGCCGAGCTGGCCGCGCAGGTTCAGCAACAGCTGCTGGCTGAGGGCGTATTGATCAACCGTCCGCCGCATCCAGCTCTCGGCCACATACTGCGCATCTCGACGCTTGAGGACAGTTTGGTACCGGGCCGACTGGCACAGCTCGAACGTGCCGTTCAGGAACTCCCCACCCCATGA